The following coding sequences lie in one Metopolophium dirhodum isolate CAU chromosome 5, ASM1992520v1, whole genome shotgun sequence genomic window:
- the LOC132944576 gene encoding cuticle protein 19-like, with translation MAAKFIILAACVATALAQYAAPAYKPAYSAPAYPAPKAYAPEPAYAPAPYNFEYSVNDPHTYDVKSQSEYSDGNGYVKGSYSLLEADGSTRTVEYTADDYNGFNAVVKNSAPSAAYKPAYSAPAYSAPAYSAPAYKPAYKPTY, from the exons atggcCGCTAAA TTCATCATCCTCGCCGCTTGCGTGGCTACCGCACTCGCCCAATACGCCGCACCCGCTTACAAGCCAGCGTACTCAGCGCCCGCTTACCCAGCACCAAAGGCCTACGCCCCAGAGCCCGCATACGCCCCAGCCCCATACAACTTCGAATACAGCGTAAACGACCCACACACCTACGATGTCAAGAGCCAATCCGAATACAGTGACGGAAACGGTTACGTCAAGGGATCCTACAGCCTTTTGGAAGCCGATGGTTCCACCCGTACCGTTGAATACACCGCTGACGACTACAACGGTTTCAACGCCGTCGTCAAGAACTCTGCCCCATCTGCTGCCTACAAGCCAGCTTACTCCGCCCCAGCATACTCTGCACCAGCCTACTCTGCACCGGCCTACAAGCCAGCATACAAACCaacatactaa
- the LOC132944580 gene encoding larval cuticle protein A2B-like → MVINLYIIFSVVMTLSSLAASFPSLNDFDEHDEHQHHSQVSNSYHFKYAVHDPVTGDEKSHNEVSDGHGTVKGTYSLVEPDGSIRVVEYTADDVHGFRAEVKKIQPQHKPSSTEHTFDLAEHKVPYFPNPTIMK, encoded by the exons ATGGTTATTAAT ctTTACATCATATTTTCCGTGGTCATGACATTATCAAGTCTCGCAGCGTCATTTCCGTCTTTGAATGATTTCGACGAACACGACGAACACCAACATCATTCGCAAGTTTCAAATTCTTATCACTTCAAGTACGCCGTTCACGACCCGGTGACCGGTGACGAGAAAAGCCACAACGAAGTTAGTGACGGACATGGCACGGTCAAGGGGACGTACAGTCTAGTCGAACCAGACGGTTCCATTCGTGTAGTGGAGTACACGGCTGATGACGTCCACGGCTTCAGAGCCGAAGTCAAGAAAATCCAACCGCAGCATAAACCCTCGTCTACAGAACACACATTTGACTTGGCCGAGCATAAGGTGCCATATTTCCCAAACCCAACGATCATGAAATGA
- the LOC132944578 gene encoding cuticle protein 19-like, producing the protein MAAKLIVFAALFGHLALAYPPSVIEHNGFETNHYDDGHYAHAPTPYHFEYAVNDPHTHDIKSHHESNDGHGNVKGSYSLLEADGSTRVVTYTADHEHGFNAEVKKIEAPAHHHYEAPLATSYHEPIHHSYKPYQY; encoded by the exons atggcTGCTAAG TTGATCGTGTTCGCTGCTCTGTTCGGGCACCTGGCACTCGCCTACCCACCATCGGTCATCGAGCACAACGGTTTCGAGACGAACCACTACGACGACGGCCACTACGCCCACGCACCTACACCGTACCACTTCGAGTACGCCGTGAACGACCCGCACACCCACGACATCAAGAGCCATCACGAGTCGAACGATGGACACGGAAACGTCAAAGGCTCGTACAGCCTCCTGGAAGCCGACGGTTCCACCAGGGTGGTCACCTACACCGCCGACCACGAACACGGTTTCAACGCCGAagtgaagaaaatcgaagctcCCGCTCACCACCATTACGAAGCACCTCTCGCCACTAGCTACCACGAGCCAATCCATCATTCGTACAAACCGTACCAATACTGA